A portion of the Lolium rigidum isolate FL_2022 chromosome 1, APGP_CSIRO_Lrig_0.1, whole genome shotgun sequence genome contains these proteins:
- the LOC124670888 gene encoding chaperone protein DnaJ-like, translated as MSAGGSGIRHDADVDLYGVLGLKKECSDADLRIAYRRLAMTWHPDRCSASGSSASVEEAKERFQEIQGAYSVLSDSGKRLLYDVSVCDSDGNDDDYDNHDEQDVSGMDDFFGEMAEMMSQATPTESFEELQQLFVDMFQADLVGVFGFGGPPPMVHRAQAKSPTCTSGSSSSPQTPSSCNGVNKRCTPAMGSGTPPRPGRSGSVSGLSGLSSKGSDLRRREEAPWTRVDTSAGGMNKKQRLSTRQSYGV; from the exons ATGTCAGCCGGTGGAAGCGGCATCCGGCACGACGCCGACGTCGACCTCTACGGCGTCCTCGGTCTCAAGAAGGAGTGCTCCGACGCCGACCTCAGAATCGCCTACCGGAGGCTCGCCATG ACATGGCATCCGGACAGGTGCTCCGCGTCCGGCAGCTCGGCGAGCGTGGAGGAGGCCAAGGAGCGGTTCCAGGAGATCCAGGGCGCATACTCCG TGCTCTCCGACTCCGGCAAGCGGCTCCTCTACGACGTCAGCGTGTGCGACAGCGACggcaacgacgacgactacgacaACCACGACGAGCAAGAT GTGTCCGGGATGGACGACTTCTTCGGCGAGATGGCCGAAATGATGAGCCAGGCGACGCCAACC GAGAGCTTCGAGGAGCTGCAGCAGCTGTTCGTGGACATGTTTCAGGCCGACCTCGTCGGCGTGTTCGGGTTCGGCGGGCCGCCTCCTATGGTCCACCGGGCCCAGGCTAAGAGCCCAACATGTACCTCAGGATCATCTTCGTCTCCTCAGACACCATCGTCATGCAACGGTGTCAACAAGCGGTGTACTCCGGCGATGGGCTCCGGGACGCCGCCGAGACCCGGCCGTTCGGGCTCGGTTTCGGGCCTCTCAGGTTTATCTTCCAAG GGAAGTGATTTGAGGCGACGGGAGGAGGCGCCATGGACGCGTGTGGACACGAGCGCCGGTGGGATGAATAAGAAGCAGAGGCTGTCGACGAGGCAGAGCTACGGCGTGTaa